From one Candidatus Thioglobus sp. NP1 genomic stretch:
- the nuoF gene encoding NADH-quinone oxidoreductase subunit NuoF: MNEVCFKNLDKENPASFATYESTGGYKVWRKILNGEMSPEDILAELKTSGLRGRGGAGFPTGLKWSFMPRNQEGQKYVVCNSDEGEPGTCHDRDILRYNPHSVIEGMAIAGFVMNATVGYNYIRGEFMEPYYRFEEALKDAYDAGLLGKNINGSDISYDLYTHLGAGAYICGEETALLESLEGKKGQPRFKPPFPANVGLFGKPTTINNTETFANVPEILTKGGKWFADLGVENSGGTKCFSVTGNVQNPSNFEVPMGTPFSKLLELAGGLKEGRTLKAVIPGGSSTPLLSAETAMNMTMDYDSIANAGSMLGAGSVIIMDDTTCMVKTLTRLAHFYYDESCGQCTPCREGTGWLYRMLQRILDGNGKNEDLDLLVSVGGKISGNTICALGDAAATPVESFIRHFRPEFEYYIKHGRSIVEEEHQLIEEEASV; encoded by the coding sequence ATGAATGAAGTCTGCTTTAAAAATTTAGATAAAGAAAATCCAGCAAGTTTTGCAACCTATGAGTCAACTGGTGGCTATAAAGTTTGGAGAAAAATTCTTAATGGTGAGATGTCTCCTGAAGATATTCTTGCAGAGTTAAAAACATCGGGATTAAGAGGCCGAGGTGGTGCTGGCTTTCCAACTGGATTAAAGTGGAGCTTTATGCCGCGTAATCAAGAAGGTCAAAAATATGTAGTCTGTAATTCTGATGAAGGTGAGCCTGGAACTTGTCATGATAGAGATATATTAAGATATAACCCACACTCAGTTATAGAGGGTATGGCTATTGCAGGATTCGTAATGAATGCGACAGTTGGTTATAACTATATTCGTGGTGAGTTTATGGAGCCCTATTATCGCTTTGAAGAGGCTCTTAAAGATGCATATGATGCAGGTTTGCTTGGTAAGAACATTAATGGCAGTGATATCAGTTATGATTTATACACACATTTAGGTGCAGGCGCTTATATCTGTGGAGAGGAGACAGCATTATTAGAGTCACTTGAGGGCAAGAAAGGTCAGCCCAGATTTAAACCTCCTTTTCCAGCCAATGTAGGGCTATTTGGAAAGCCGACCACTATTAACAATACTGAGACGTTTGCTAACGTTCCCGAAATTCTTACTAAAGGTGGGAAATGGTTTGCTGATTTAGGAGTTGAAAATTCTGGTGGAACGAAATGTTTTTCAGTGACAGGTAATGTACAGAACCCTTCTAATTTTGAAGTGCCAATGGGTACCCCTTTTTCTAAATTATTAGAGTTAGCTGGAGGACTTAAGGAAGGCAGAACACTTAAGGCAGTTATTCCAGGTGGTTCTTCAACACCCCTATTGTCAGCAGAGACCGCAATGAACATGACAATGGATTATGACAGTATTGCTAATGCAGGCTCAATGCTTGGTGCAGGTTCAGTGATCATAATGGACGATACTACTTGTATGGTTAAAACCTTAACACGATTAGCTCATTTTTATTATGATGAATCTTGTGGCCAGTGTACTCCTTGCAGGGAAGGTACAGGTTGGCTATATCGGATGTTACAACGTATTTTAGATGGTAATGGCAAAAATGAAGACTTAGATTTATTAGTTTCAGTTGGAGGGAAAATTAGTGGTAATACTATTTGTGCTCTTGGTGATGCTGCTGCTACGCCTGTTGAGAGCTTTATTAGGCATTTTAGACCTGAGTTTGAATACTATATCAAACATGGAAGAAGTATTGTAGAAGAAGAGCATCAGCTTATTGAGGAAGAGGCGAGTGTCTGA
- the nuoG gene encoding NADH-quinone oxidoreductase subunit NuoG, with product MSEIEIEIDGSLVTANPGDSIISIADREGIEVPRFCYHKKLSVAANCRMCLVDVEGVPKAQPACSTPVANGMKIHTKNDKAKTAQKAVMEFLLINHPLDCPICDQGGECELQDVAMEYGSDVSKFNEGKRIVPDKGIGALIQTDMTRCIHCTRCVRFGAEVAGIVEMGGTGRGEHVKIEPFLTEGIQSELSGNMIDVCPVGALTSKPFRYEARTWQMNAVQSIARHDLVGSNIFTQTYRGKVKRVVARDNDLVNETWISDRDRFSYEGLNHESRALNPKIKKDNIWQEVSWDDALDFAISGLKDNIKNPNQLGVLASKNATLEEFYLMQKLARSFGSENIDYRLDKADLIISNSIASSITLAELESIDHALIINSYLRLEQPMINHRIRKAALNGASINTINNKKFDFNYRTNFEVLTSPQQTLTMLQSVLKSIYEKTNTTLPKYLSKFKIVDSHNKIADDLIAAERPVIVLGEHVNSNSSSSDIANVILEIASLANAKIANISLTGNSLSAEKVNFKPTKNGQDVVSMLQGDSKVFLLMDVDFKYDFLDSKLATDTFNKDDVFVISLNSFEDDLTLRNSNVILPLAGFYESSGTHINFDGVAQSFAASVKSPGESKPGWKIIKVLADLLELDGFDYVDSSQVADDALSITATMYEPIEPTIKIIDDSQVVTHWQYSPYSKDAVTRKAKALQDTQIGKINDAFISESTARKLKLSDGDLYHGVPVSINETVADGCVFVHTHHSRKS from the coding sequence GTGTCTGAAATTGAAATTGAAATTGATGGCTCTTTAGTAACCGCTAACCCGGGAGACTCTATCATCTCTATTGCTGATCGAGAGGGTATAGAAGTGCCTCGTTTTTGTTATCATAAAAAATTGTCAGTGGCTGCAAACTGTCGCATGTGTTTAGTAGATGTCGAGGGAGTTCCTAAGGCTCAACCAGCCTGCTCGACTCCAGTGGCAAATGGTATGAAAATTCATACAAAAAATGATAAAGCAAAAACTGCTCAAAAAGCAGTTATGGAATTCTTATTAATTAATCATCCACTGGATTGTCCTATATGTGACCAGGGTGGAGAGTGTGAACTCCAAGATGTGGCAATGGAATATGGGTCTGATGTCTCAAAATTTAATGAAGGCAAACGAATAGTCCCAGATAAAGGTATTGGTGCCTTAATCCAAACTGACATGACTCGATGTATTCATTGCACCCGCTGTGTTCGTTTTGGTGCTGAAGTTGCTGGTATTGTTGAGATGGGAGGAACTGGTAGAGGCGAACATGTGAAAATTGAACCATTCCTAACTGAAGGAATTCAATCAGAACTTTCTGGCAATATGATTGATGTTTGTCCAGTAGGAGCACTTACCTCTAAACCCTTTAGGTATGAAGCAAGAACTTGGCAAATGAACGCTGTTCAAAGTATTGCAAGACATGATTTAGTTGGTTCAAATATTTTTACTCAAACCTATAGAGGCAAAGTAAAAAGAGTTGTTGCCAGAGATAATGATCTGGTAAATGAAACTTGGATATCTGATCGAGATCGTTTTTCTTATGAAGGACTTAATCATGAAAGCCGAGCATTAAATCCTAAAATTAAGAAAGATAACATATGGCAAGAAGTGAGTTGGGATGATGCTCTTGATTTTGCAATCAGTGGACTGAAAGATAATATAAAAAATCCAAATCAATTAGGAGTATTAGCTTCAAAAAATGCTACTTTAGAAGAGTTTTATTTGATGCAAAAACTAGCTCGAAGTTTCGGTTCAGAAAATATTGATTATCGACTAGATAAAGCCGATCTCATTATTAGTAACTCAATAGCTTCATCTATTACCTTAGCTGAGCTTGAGTCAATAGATCATGCTTTAATTATTAATTCATATCTACGATTAGAGCAACCAATGATTAATCATCGCATCAGAAAAGCGGCATTAAATGGTGCATCTATAAATACAATTAATAATAAAAAATTTGACTTCAATTATCGAACTAATTTTGAGGTTTTAACTTCACCTCAACAAACCTTAACAATGTTGCAGTCTGTTCTAAAGTCTATTTATGAAAAAACTAATACTACTTTACCAAAGTATTTATCTAAATTTAAAATTGTTGATAGCCACAATAAGATTGCTGACGATTTGATAGCAGCTGAGAGACCAGTAATAGTTTTAGGTGAGCATGTAAATAGTAATAGCTCTTCTTCAGATATTGCCAATGTCATTTTGGAAATTGCTTCGCTTGCAAATGCAAAGATTGCAAATATAAGCCTAACTGGTAATTCATTATCAGCAGAAAAAGTTAATTTTAAGCCTACCAAAAATGGTCAGGATGTAGTTTCAATGCTTCAAGGTGATTCAAAAGTATTCCTGTTAATGGATGTAGATTTTAAATACGACTTTCTTGATTCAAAGTTAGCAACTGATACTTTCAATAAAGATGATGTTTTTGTTATTTCACTCAATAGTTTTGAGGATGACTTAACGCTTAGAAATTCAAACGTTATATTACCTTTGGCTGGCTTTTATGAAAGTTCTGGGACCCATATTAATTTTGATGGTGTTGCACAATCATTTGCTGCATCTGTAAAAAGCCCTGGGGAGTCAAAGCCTGGATGGAAGATTATAAAAGTACTTGCAGATTTATTGGAGCTTGATGGCTTTGATTATGTAGATTCAAGCCAAGTGGCTGATGATGCGCTTTCTATTACTGCCACAATGTATGAACCAATTGAACCAACTATTAAAATAATTGATGATTCTCAAGTAGTTACTCACTGGCAGTACTCACCTTATTCAAAAGATGCAGTTACTCGAAAAGCAAAAGCCCTTCAAGATACTCAAATTGGAAAAATCAATGATGCATTTATTTCAGAATCGACAGCGAGAAAATTAAAACTTTCAGATGGTGATTTGTATCATGGCGTTCCAGTTTCTATTAATGAAACCGTTGCTGATGGCTGCGTTTTTGTCCACACTCATCACTCTAGAAAAAGTTAG
- the nuoH gene encoding NADH-quinone oxidoreductase subunit NuoH: protein MWQSFVNSINQLIPWFDGGFATIVIILIKGLALIFPLIIMMAYMTYAERKIIGFMQLRIGPNRVGPLGLLQPFADVFKMMFKEIIFPSKSNIYLFLLAPILAFVPAVAVWAVVPFGEGFYIANLDVSLLYVMAIGSVGVYGIVLAGWASNSKYPLLGALRSTALLISYELVIGFVLVTVVMIASSVNLNTVVESQAGGILNWYWIPLFPMMIVFWIGALVETNRAPFDVVEGESEIVGGTHVEYSGMPFALFFMAEYFNMIFMAMLAVLLFFGGWHSPFEGIPYLEGFFEFVPDLFWLLFKMSFFLFLYFWIRASFPRFRYDQIMRLCWKIFLPLTIVWIFVVALMTQLHLGPWF, encoded by the coding sequence ATGTGGCAATCATTTGTAAACTCTATAAATCAACTTATTCCATGGTTTGATGGTGGGTTTGCTACTATTGTGATAATTCTAATTAAAGGTTTAGCACTTATTTTTCCTTTAATTATTATGATGGCTTATATGACCTATGCAGAGAGAAAAATTATTGGTTTTATGCAGTTAAGAATTGGACCCAACCGAGTAGGACCACTTGGATTATTACAACCATTCGCTGATGTATTTAAAATGATGTTTAAAGAGATTATTTTTCCTTCTAAGTCAAATATTTATCTCTTTCTCCTAGCACCTATTTTAGCTTTTGTTCCTGCTGTTGCAGTATGGGCAGTTGTTCCTTTTGGAGAGGGTTTTTATATTGCAAATCTTGATGTAAGTTTGCTTTATGTTATGGCAATCGGATCAGTCGGAGTTTATGGTATTGTTCTTGCAGGATGGGCTTCCAACTCAAAGTACCCTCTTTTAGGAGCCTTAAGAAGTACTGCTCTTCTGATCTCTTACGAGCTTGTTATTGGATTCGTTCTAGTTACAGTTGTCATGATTGCAAGTTCAGTCAATTTAAATACCGTTGTTGAAAGTCAAGCTGGTGGAATTTTAAATTGGTACTGGATCCCTCTATTCCCAATGATGATTGTATTTTGGATTGGAGCCTTGGTAGAAACAAATAGAGCACCATTTGATGTTGTTGAGGGTGAGTCAGAAATTGTTGGTGGTACTCATGTTGAGTACTCTGGAATGCCTTTTGCATTGTTCTTTATGGCTGAATATTTCAACATGATCTTTATGGCAATGCTTGCAGTTTTATTATTTTTTGGAGGTTGGCACTCCCCTTTTGAAGGTATTCCATATTTAGAAGGATTTTTTGAATTTGTTCCCGATTTATTTTGGCTACTTTTTAAGATGAGTTTTTTTCTATTTTTATATTTTTGGATTCGGGCCTCTTTCCCAAGGTTTAGGTATGACCAAATTATGCGTTTATGCTGGAAGATTTTTCTACCCTTAACGATTGTCTGGATCTTTGTAGTTGCATTGATGACACAGCTTCATTTAGGACCTTGGTTTTAA
- the nuoE gene encoding NAD(P)H-dependent oxidoreductase subunit E — translation MISDAAKKEIDFWITKYPEGRESSAVMQALTIVQNENGGSLTGELMQDVADHLQMPTISVQEVATFYENYNHKPVGKNIIRFCHNISCMLNGSDELISYLEEKLEVKTGEVSKDGLVSVKKVECLGACVGGPMCQIGDQYYEHLTTKKIDDILDNLK, via the coding sequence ATGATTTCAGATGCAGCAAAAAAAGAGATTGATTTTTGGATAACAAAATATCCAGAAGGGAGAGAAAGTTCAGCTGTAATGCAGGCGCTTACAATTGTGCAGAATGAAAATGGTGGAAGTTTGACAGGTGAGCTAATGCAAGATGTTGCTGATCATCTTCAAATGCCTACAATTAGTGTGCAAGAAGTCGCTACTTTCTATGAAAACTATAACCACAAACCAGTTGGTAAAAACATTATTCGCTTTTGTCACAATATATCTTGTATGTTAAATGGCTCTGATGAGCTAATCTCATATCTAGAAGAAAAGTTAGAAGTAAAGACAGGTGAGGTAAGTAAGGATGGTTTAGTGAGTGTTAAGAAAGTTGAATGTTTGGGTGCCTGTGTTGGGGGTCCAATGTGTCAGATTGGTGACCAATATTATGAGCATTTAACTACAAAAAAAATTGATGATATTTTGGATAATTTAAAATGA